One window of the Sander lucioperca isolate FBNREF2018 chromosome 5, SLUC_FBN_1.2, whole genome shotgun sequence genome contains the following:
- the LOC116048340 gene encoding LOW QUALITY PROTEIN: testis-expressed protein 26 (The sequence of the model RefSeq protein was modified relative to this genomic sequence to represent the inferred CDS: inserted 2 bases in 1 codon) yields MQQAINEVNCFHYTENNYCSARWSPMTTKEGKQWWDPYETSHRRQFVYRPNSAAEILLCPTSTSFIDSNSQSRPFGSTVYSKDFCWKPACKPECIRTGTASGQRRNNPHPSQSFIMWRLPRDATQSSEYVSFPWNCPPSEEDIRKALTAQYSSIYRCDYMGMPQGHGHFKHAERRLTPLHSRREMPLSTDTEMRDNYRQPKQKPELLSNYSHYSCSTHPNMACRGIVPTVVQRHTQQKRSDLTNYDCGKRVTDVTCXIKSLLPQELQQLHRILPEEEKEAVRTVLSKDVYPNNNEKVYKLPAVVLKSRSPERISSWPGPL; encoded by the exons ATGCAG caAGCCATCAATGAAGTGAACTGTTTTCATTACACCGAGAACAACTACTGTAGCGCCAGGTGGTCACCAATGACAACCAAAG AGGGAAAACAGTGGTGGGATCCATATGAAACATCTCATAGAAGACAATTTGTCTACCGTCCAAACTCAGCTGCAGAGATTCTGCT GTGCCCAACGTCAACTTCATTTATAGACTCCAATTCACAGTCTAGACCTTTTGGTTCAACTGTGTACAGCAAGGATTTTTGCTGGAAGCCAGCCTGCAAACCTGAATGCATTCGCACAGGAACCGCCTCAGGGCAGAGGAGAAACAACCCACATCCCAGTCAG TCTTTCATCATGTGGAGGCTGCCTAGGGACGCCACACAAAGCTCTGAGTATGTCAGCTTTCCTTGGAACTGTCCCCCATCTGAGGAGGACATCCGTAAGGCCTTGACAGCACAGTACAGCTCCATCTACAGATGTGACTACATGGGTATGCCTCAAG GACATGGTCATTTTAAACACGCAGAAAGAAGACTTACACCTCTGCACAGCAGGCGTGAAATGCCGCTTTCTACTGATACAGAGATGAGGGACAATTACCGCCAGCCAAAGCAAAAACCTGAACTGCTGAGCAACTACTCTCactacagctgcagcacacATCCTAACATGGCCTGTCGTGGTATAG TTCCAACTGTTGTGCAAAGGCACACTCAGCAGAAAAGATCAGATTTGACCAACTACGACTGTGGAAAGAGAGTCACTGATGTCACGTG GATAAAGTCTCTGCTGCcccaggagctgcagcaattaCACAGAATTTTACCTGAGGAGG AAAAGGAGGCTGTAAGAACAGTTTTGAGTAAAGATGTGTACCCAAACAACAATGAGAAAGTGTATAAACTCCCAGCGGTTGTGCTTAAGTCCCGCTCACCAGAGAGGATATCAAGCTGGCCAGGACCTCTCTGA
- the wdr95 gene encoding WD repeat-containing protein 49, with amino-acid sequence MHYRNSACISLKHLKSSSILSELWSAGERTRSTSGPGCRGEKVTDDCSAPRRGGVSEDRQEQPEWLVRELLRQSRRRHSVTLGDEVQIMRRQHSIDLTLRLCSLKVHNIYLNVKSEKIVNLNITRLTQIHVTQGEFSTHMMQEYKEKQETERRSKQLAFTLPATMKALGHGIPIVNIHSTHDGTVVTVREDGVVCYWNPELKPLKTKNMDRELQLYELSTLEPYCQINALDTVPLTLDYGYTGPDKCCVLYGDMEGCVTIILISSVGDTLRLWNKLPKIENMPNIAVDNAVLSPNVTFVRWKVHQDWVTQAKYFQGFQAVVSSSNEESSSLVIGRVLPLTDAEQQLGEIREACYEGKTKKVQLSWTPQLRAACDQTVFTIYKGVKTFDLCQKHSLLVTGGMDRLIRMWNPHFSGKPTGILKGHSAPIIYLCIFSEDSQIFSVSIDRSVKIWDIQDQCCLFTADPKASGIHGDISACSYSSALESFYIAADCMAMLSLKIRPRLHSRLTVSHNETVMCCGYNEEFRQVVSCTEGSVVKVWDFDTGRQVFEFGGTHNLSAITCMTFDPKGRRLVTGGRDGSLKIWNFNNGQCLKTLKKDGECHEVCDCIFLQVHRNVYVMSVGRDRMIDIYPDIPEDLHHVQRPQPSWQDDLKNGHKDDILCVAQCPPSLIATSSYDGEIIVWNVVSGRIQCRFVSPLLAEHQNVEGLDTSVPSIIFLKNSKLQHFSSATALLSSGAMGCINLWNVLSGGKFVGSFKASRYQQKIIKLAKTDKDMLLYAADRIGYIYIYNMEKFAPEQKSPRVEHFWRAHTSRITGLQIVDNDQVVLTSSADYTVRLWSAHGEFIGTFGQPESWSVHIPSSWKHPAVPYQVLIDPLSMPDHEILNVKTHLSDAINPDKTEG; translated from the exons ATGCACTATAGGAACAGTGCATGCATTTCATTAAAACATCTCAAATCCTCCAGCATCCTGTCTGAACTGTGGAGTGCAGGGGAGAGGACTAGAAGCACTTCTGGGCCAGGCTGTCGGGGTGAGAAAGTCACAGATGACTGCTCAGCACCAAGACGAGGGGGTGTCAGCGAGGACAGACAAGAACAGCCTGAATGGTTGGTTCGAGAGCTGCTGAGACAGAGCAGGCGGAGACACTCTGTCACACTTGGAGATGAGGTTCAAATCATGAGACGACAACACAGTATTGACTTAACTCTCAGACTCTGCAGCCTCAAGGTACACaacatatatttaaatgtgaaaTCAGAAAA GATAGTCAACCTGAACATTACCCGTTTAACACAAATTCATGTGACGCAGGGCGAGTTCAGCACACACATGATGCAGGAGTACAAAGAGAAGCAGGAAACTGAAAGACGCAGTAAGCAGTTGGCTTTCACCCTGCCGGCCACTATGAAGGCGTTGGGTCATGGCATCCCCATCGTCAACATCCACTCCACCCATGATGGGACCGTCGTAACAGTGCGAGAAGATGGGGTTGTTTGCTACTGGAACCCTGAACTTAAACCACTGAAGACCAAAAacat GGACAGAGAGCTCCAACTTTATGAGCTTTCCACTCTGGAGCCTTATTGCCAGATCAATGCACTAGACACAGTGCCTTTGACATTAGATTACGG CTACACTGGCCCTGATAAATGTTGTGTTCTGTATGGAGACATGGAG GGATGTGTGACtatcattttaatatcctctgttgGAGATACCCTCAG ATTATGGAATAAATTACCTAAGATTGAAAATATGCCCAACATTGCGGTTGACAATGCAGTGCTTTCCccaaatgtgacatttgtcaGATGGAAGGTTCATCAGGACTGGGTAACACAG GCAAAATATTTTCAAGGTTTTCAAGCTGTTGTCTCCTCATCAAATGAAGAATCTTCCTCCCTTGTTATAG GCCGTGTGCTGCCTCTAACAGACGCTGAGCAGCAGCTGGGTGAGATCAGAGAGGCCTGCTATGAAGGTAAGACCAAGAAGGTCCAACTGAGCTGGACTCCACAGCTCCGGGCAGCATGTGACCAGACCGTTTTCACCATCTACAAAGGTGTCAAGACCTTTGACCTTTGTCAGAAGCACAGCTTGCTGGTCACTGGAGGCATGGACAGACTCATACGCATGTGGAACCCACATTTTTCGGG gAAACCAACCGGCATCTTGAAAGGACACTCTGCTCCCATCATCTACCTCTGCATCTTCTCAGAGGACAGTCAGATCTTCTCTGTCTCCATAGACAGATCCGTGAAA ATTTGGGATATTCAAGATCAGTGTTGCCTGTTTACAGCAGACCCCAAAGCCAGCGGGATTCATGGTGACATATCTGCATGCTCGTACTCCTCTGCTCTGGAATCCTTTTACATTGCAGCAGACTGTATGGCTATGCTCTCCCTGAAGATAAG GCCACGGCTTCACAGCCGTCTGACTGTTTCACATAATGAGACTGTAATGTGCTGCGGCTACAATGAGGAGTTCCGTCAAGTTGTCAGCTGCACTGAAGGATCT GTTGTAAAAGTCTGGGATTTTGACACTGGGCGTCAGGTTTTCGAGTTTGGAGGCACACACAACCTTTCTGCCATCACATGCATGACTTTTGACCCCAAAGGGAGGAG ACTCGTCACAGGTGGAAGAGATGGCTCTTTAAAGATCTGGAACTTCAACAATGGTCAGTGCCTAAAGACACTAAAGAAGG ATGGTGAATGTCACGAAGTGTGCGACTGCATCTTTCTGCAAGTTCACAGGAATGT CTATGTGATGTCTGTCGGCCGGGACCGGATGATTGACATTTACCCA GACATACCTGAGGACCTTCATCACGTCCAGAGGCCGCAGCCTTCATGGCAGGATGATCTG AAAAATGGCCATAAGGATGACATCCTTTGTGTGGCGCAGTGTCCTCCATCTCTCATCGCCACCAGCAGCTACGATGGAGAGATAATAGTGTGGAATGTGGTGTCTGGACGTATACAGTGTCGGTTTGTCAGCCCTCTTCTAGCTGAACACCAAAATGTTGAAG GACTGGATACAAGTGTTCCAAGTATAATTTTCCTAAAGAACTCCAAGTTACAGCACTTTtcctcggctacagctctgctGTCGTCTGGAGCCATGG GTTGCATAAATCTCTGGAATGTGCTCAGTGGAGGAAAATTTGTGGGCAGCTTCAAAGCT TCTCGATACCAACAAAAGATTATAAAACTGGCTAAAACAGACAAGGACATGCTGCTGTACGCTGCTGACCGAATTGGTTACATCTATATTTACAACATGGAGAAGTTTGCTCCTGAGCAAAAATCACCTAGAG TTGAACACTTTTGGCGTGCCCACACCAGCAGAATTACTGG CCTGCAGATTGTTGACAATGATCAAGTGGTGCTTACCTCATCCGCTGACTACACTGTACGCCTTTGGAGTGCACATGGAGAATTCATTG GGACCTTTGGGCAGCCTGAGAGCTGGAGCGTCCACATCCCCTCTTCATGGAAACATCCTGCTGTCCCCTATCAGGTTCTGATTGATCCTCTGAGTATGCCTGATCATGAAATTCTGAATGTAAAAACACATCTTTCTGATGCCATCAATCCTGACAAAACTGAGGGTTAA
- the LOC118495095 gene encoding protocadherin Fat 4-like — MMDSTRHCRKYTILLFHFLVFSTTSSHEPLSGNTENGSIEGQFADIVLGPSWYYTSINAVPKHGTAGLHSQNRWGTQMAFSKMVYSFEVKEDTLPGTVVGKVETVFDSLTPITYSVQEDDGENLFLLSPFSGEFLLSRSLDFEAQRFYILTVVVQQGDSQVSSVRVYFNVLDVNDNPPVFSQDAFSASLLEDARVGTCFLFLNVSDKDDGKCKTSIEI; from the exons ATGATGGACTCTACTCGACACTGCAGAAAATATACAATTTTATtgtttcattttctg GTGTTTAGTACTACATCCTCTCATGAACCTTTATCTGGAAATACAGAGAATGGGAGCATCGAGGGACAGTTTGCAGATATCGTCTTAGGTCCCTCCTGGTATTATACATCTATCAATGCTGTGCCCAAGCATGGCACAGCCGGCTTACACTCCCAGAACAGATGGGGAACACAGATGGCTTTCTCCAAAATGGTTTATTCATTTGAAGTGAAAGAAGACACACTACCAG GAACAGTTGTGGGAAAGGTGGAAACAGTGTTTGATAGTCTCACGCCTATCACATACTCAGTGCAGGAGGATGACGGAGAGAACCTGTTCCTCCTCAGCCCCTTCTCAGGGGAGTTCCTATTGTCCCGCAGCCTGGATTTTGAAGCACAAAGATTCTACATACTCACTGTGGTAGTGCAGCAGGGGGATTCACAGGTTTCCAGTGTCAGGGTGTACTTCAATGTGTTAGATGTAAATGACAACCCCCCTGTTTTCAGTCAGGATGCCTTTTCTGCGTCATTGCTGGAAGACGCACGGGTTGGCACTTGcttcctgtttttaaatgtgtcagATAAAGATGATGGTAAGTGCAAAACTTCAATTGAAATATAA
- the hmgb1b gene encoding high mobility group protein B1b, translating to MGKDLRKPKGKMSSYAYFVQTCREEHKKKHPEASVNFAEFSKKCSERWKTMSQKERGNFEDMAKQDKVRYEREMKNYDPPKGQKRKRFKDPNAPKRPPSAFFIFCADFRPKVKSEHPGLTIGDTAKKLGEMWNSSSAENKQPYERKAAKLKEKYDKDIIAYRTKGTVETASAAAADDDDDDDEEEDDDDDDDDE from the exons ATGGGAAAGGATCTGAGGAAGCCGAAAGGCAAAATGTCCTCATATGCCTACTTTGTgcaaacatgcagagaggagcATAAGAAGAAACATCCTGAAGCGTCTGTCAACTTTGCAGAGTTCTCCAAGAAATGCTCTGAGCGATGgaag acaatgtcacagaaagaaagaggcaATTTTGAAGATATGGCCAAACAAGACAAGGTGCGCTATGAGAGGGAAATGAAGAATTATGATCCCCCCAAGGGCCAGAAGAGGAAGCGGTTCAAGGACCCCAATGCCCCCAAGAGACCACC GTCTGCATTCTTCATATTCTGTGCAGACTTTCGCCCCAAGGTAAAAAGTGAGCATCCTGGACTTACCATTGGGGACACGGCAAAGAAGTTGGGAGAGATGTGGAACAGCTCATCAGCAGAGAACAAGCAGCCGTATGAGAGGAAGGCTGCCAAGTTGAAGGAGAAATACGACAAG GATATCATTGCTTACCGTACTAAGGGCACAGTGGAAACAgcatctgctgctgcagcagacgatgatgacgacgacgatgaagaggaagatgacGACGATGATGACGACGATGAATAG